One window of the Torulaspora delbrueckii CBS 1146 chromosome 6, complete genome genome contains the following:
- the SAC3 gene encoding Sac3p (similar to Saccharomyces cerevisiae SAC3 (YDR159W); ancestral locus Anc_8.340), producing METSFGTQVPPPTGFNFLQNSSSPNFLPFSNGTPNFNINNKSSLIAGQNKTKTLQSNNMTDSKRLRKGVNGDKTYSTAGPLVANPERLGFTHLKHKRRELPRFLIGQHPQLEQRKFVQDSWDKANQQKMLQLEDSIDDITELYETLRKMRDMERKMMENKGLVDKADSAKDLTEAISFQGTCQDMCPVFERSRRNVEHTVFSYEREATNEKKASRLKALKVFARPAAAAAPPLPSDVRPPHILSQTLDYIIDNLLDTLPESEGFLWDRMRSIRQDFTYQNYSGPEAVDCNERIVRIHLLIIHIMGKSKGDFSLQQELEQLHKSLITLSEIYDEVRAAGGECPNEAEFRAYALLSKIRDPAYDKNIQELPQNIFQNEKVQMALCFRRIISNSNFNERGYMRTENCLNFYGRFFQLIKSGKLPFLLSSFLELYVNEVRFYAFKALSHSVNKRHKPISFKYLIDEFLFNDQQELEGFCDYYSITMTGEGVELKSLTHHSHKLMEKRPLKHAYLRCVDEMLNRSSYPELINSGKEDSKNNVILNDRNSLTMSQTKPMVEASIQKKSSRPEEEVGFIPIARPNDTLNSISFPTANKLNSVPKPSIPQHNEPIFNNESSRSFTKVENGLPTGQTHTQLDAVNNRKSDYESEKKLEEEKRKIELKAKRQRSRNEVSKELASELVKNVVHEEISKIIQEFLQKDSKRKVEIESLAQGLYQAFLHEKLYQIYLESKADVFHNKKIENQKWSKWRAAYKSIHEKRELEKKRKSEIKDVARLLGVPNCKKSKLMTTPRSSNMSFILSLSARKEMTYSPVADETNKFSTLNERKKDAWEPFDLKKIFFNELDKKCQKSGSISKADVFIYGKNWSSVSNSWVMNKFDICKKNSPVILKGTSLEMTISCIDSNYDPANFDNVQLLVFNTGVTDSDIFDLEMKLQQDGEELIKLVTGISLNTNLCFDLVILYWESTETPLDDSTICKYLKLNRISKSFNSVIENLSIININGNAPHKELQKGLELVSHRYKFKLTDRGKYNSSILKRRSLAGICGQKGLPDATKDIDTKMKKLLEQEQSKHEKELDDKNTYAHLKHHIAASPKGNKRKLPVLLSKAKENNFKTPLAKRCISSSSPAITSHLATKFRRDPHSTRYQRSLAPGTPTHCNNVPEQSATATTSLLTNAPDTSTGSNTSFERPMIIREPALFRTPINSTTSNGSPSLATTTHRRDIPESLVELKALIDSVKKKVNNS from the coding sequence AGCAGAGAAAGTTCGTCCAGGATTCATGGGATAAGGCCAACCAGCAAAAGATGCTGCAGTTGGAGGATAGCATCGATGATATAACGGAACTGTACGAAAcattgaggaagatgagagatatggaaagaaagatgatggAAAACAAAGGCTTGGTTGATAAGGCTGACTCCGCCAAGGATCTTACTGAAGCGATTTCCTTCCAAGGTACTTGCCAGGATATGTGTCctgtctttgaaagatctcGAAGGAATGTCGAACATACCGTTTTCTCCTATGAAAGAGAAGCTACGaatgaaaaaaaagctTCTAGACtaaaagctttgaaagtcTTTGCTCGTCCCGCAGCAGCGGCAGCTCCACCATTACCTTCTGATGTTAGGCCACCTCATATTCTATCACAAACACTCGATTACATCATTGATAATCTGCTAGACACACTGCCCGAAAGCGAGGGTTTCTTGTGGGACAGAATGAGATCCATACGACAAGACTTTACATATCAAAATTATTCTGGTCCTGAGGCCGTCGATTGTAATGAGCGTATCGTCCGTATCCATTTACTCATAATTCATATAATGGGAAAGAGTAAAggagatttttcattacaACAGGAACTCGAACAATTGCACAAATCTCTGATAACACTTTCCGAGATATACGACGAGGTTAGGGCCGCCGGCGGTGAATGCCCCAATGAAGCAGAGTTTAGAGCCTATGCATTGCTCAGTAAAATAAGAGATCCTGCATATGACAAGAACATCCAAGAATTACCACAaaatatctttcaaaatgaaaaagttcaaatgGCACTTTGTTTTAGAAGAATAATATCAAAttccaatttcaatgaaagaGGCTATATGAGAACAGAAAACTGTCTGAATTTCTACGGACGTTTTTTCCAACTGATCAAATCAGGAAAGTTGCCGTTCTTACTGAGTTCCTTCCTTGAACTCTACGTCAATGAAGTCAGATTTTACGCCTTTAAAGCATTGTCTCATTCTGTTAACAAGAGACATAAGCCTATATCTTTCAAGTACTTGATAGATGAGTTTCTTTTTAATGACCAGCAAGAACTCGAGGGCTTTTGCGATTACTATTCGATAACCATGACAGGGGAAGGGGTCGAATTGAAATCATTGACACACCACTCGCATAAACTTATGGAAAAACGGCCATTGAAGCATGCATACCTCAGGTGCGTGGATGAAATGCTCAATCGCAGCTCGTATCCAGAGCTCATAAATTCCGGTAAAGAGGACAGTAAGAATAACGTTATATTGAATGACCGAAATTCATTAACAATGTCCCAAACAAAGCCTATGGTCGAAGCCAGTATTCAGAAGAAAAGCTCAAGACCTGAGGAGGAAGTTGGTTTCATACCAATAGCACGACCAAACGATACACTCAATAGCATTTCTTTTCCAACGGCAAATAAATTGAATTCAGTCCCCAAACCATCTATACCACAGCATAACGAGccaattttcaacaacgaAAGCAGCAGGTCTTTCACCAAAGTCGAAAATGGCCTTCCTACAGGACAGACTCATACTCAGTTAGATGCTGTAAACAATAGGAAATCTGACTATGAGAGCGAAAAGAAActcgaggaagaaaagaggaagatcGAGCTCAAAGCcaagagacaaagaagTCGCAATGAGGTTTCCAAGGAATTGGCAAGTGAACTTGTTAAAAATGTTGTTCATGAAGAGATATCAAAGATTatccaagaatttttgCAGAAAGATAGCAAGAGAAAAGTTGAGATCGAATCTCTGGCACAAGGTCTATACCAAGCCTTTTTACATGAAAAGCTATACCAAATTTATCTGGAATCGAAAGCAGACGTCTTTCACAACAAAAAAATAGAGAAtcaaaaatggtcaaaATGGAGGGCCGCATACAAATCTATACACGAAAAAAGAGaactggagaagaagagaaaatcAGAGATAAAGGATGTTGCACGGTTACTGGGGGTCCCAAACTGTAAAAAATCCAAATTGATGACGACCCCAAGAAGTAGCAACATGTCATTCATACTATCATTGTCAGCGAGGAAGGAAATGACCTATTCACCCGTGGCTGATGAAACTAACAAGTTTTCAACTCTGAATGAGAGAAAAAAAGATGCATGGGAGCCAttcgatttgaaaaagatttttttcaatgagcTCGATAAAAAATGCCAAAAATCTGGTAGCATTTCGAAGGCCGATGTGTTCATTTATGGGAAAAATTGGTCATCTGTTTCTAACAGTTGGGTGATGAACAAGTTCGAtatttgcaagaagaattcTCCCGTTATATTGAAAGGCACAAGCCTCGAAATGACGATAAGTTGTATCGATTCGAATTATGATCCAGCTAATTTCGATAATGTACAGCTGCTTGTCTTCAATACGGGGGTAACTGATTCtgatatttttgatttggagatgaaACTACAGCAGGATGGTGAGGAGCTGATCAAGCTGGTAACCGGAATCTCACTAAACACCAATTTATGTTTCGATTTGGTAATCCTATACTGGGAATCCACGGAGACGCCACTAGATGATTCGACCATTTGCAAATACCTGAAGCTAAATCGAATCTCAAAGAGCTTCAATAGCGTAATCGAGAACCTCAGTATCATAAACATCAACGGTAATGCACCACACAAAGAGTTGCAAAAAGGCTTGGAGCTTGTGTCCCATAGATATAAGTTCAAATTAACAGATCGAGGTAAGTACAACTCCAGTATCCTCAAGCGCCGCTCTTTAGCCGGAATCTGCGGTCAGAAAGGTCTTCCCGATGCTACGAAGGACATCGACACAAAGATGAAAAAGCTacttgaacaagaacagAGCAAGCATGAAAAGGAGCTAGACGATAAAAACACTTATGCTCACTTAAAGCACCACATTGCTGCCTCTCCTAAGGGCAATAAGAGAAAATTACCAGTTCTGCTTTCCAAGGCAAAAGAAAATAATTTTAAGACCCCACTAGCCAAGAGATGCATAAGTTCGTCTTCCCCTGCAATTACCTCACATTTAGCAACCAAGTTCAGACGAGATCCACATTCGACTCGTTACCAACGGTCTCTAGCACCTGGCACTCCAACTCACTGCAACAATGTCCCCGAACAATCCGCCACAGCCACCACTTCTCTACTAACCAATGCTCCCGACACCTCAACCGGCTCCAACACATCATTCGAGCGCCCGATGATAATCCGAGAACCTGCTCTTTTCCGCACTCCAATCAATTCCACTACCTCGAACGGATCGCCCTCCCTTGCAACGACCACGCATCGCCGCGACATCCCGGAAAGTCTGGTGGAGCTCAAGGCCCTGATAGACTCcgtgaagaagaaggtcaaCAACAGCTAA